A DNA window from Anaerocolumna sp. AGMB13020 contains the following coding sequences:
- a CDS encoding BMC domain-containing protein, producing the protein MMKSLGFIEIPSVTAAIEALDVMLKTADVEFVTWERKLGGRLVTIIVQGDVSAVSHAVETAAKTAMKPCVHAVIPNPHEETIRMVNISAARLNKQ; encoded by the coding sequence ATGATGAAATCATTAGGATTTATTGAAATTCCCAGCGTAACAGCTGCTATAGAGGCATTGGATGTAATGCTTAAGACTGCTGATGTGGAATTCGTAACATGGGAGAGGAAGCTTGGAGGTCGTTTGGTAACCATAATCGTGCAGGGAGATGTATCAGCAGTATCCCATGCTGTGGAAACGGCCGCAAAAACAGCTATGAAACCTTGCGTACATGCCGTTATTCCTAATCCCCATGAGGAAACCATTCGAATGGTTAACATCAGTGCAGCCAGACTGAACAAACAGTAG
- the pduA gene encoding propanediol utilization microcompartment protein PduA: MAQEALGMVETRGLTAAIEAADAMVKAAEVVLVGTEKIGSGLVTVLVRGDVGAVKAATEVGANAAARLGELVAVHVIPRPHTDVEKILPKI; the protein is encoded by the coding sequence ATGGCTCAGGAAGCATTAGGAATGGTTGAAACAAGAGGACTGACAGCAGCGATTGAAGCAGCAGATGCAATGGTGAAGGCAGCAGAAGTTGTATTGGTTGGAACAGAGAAGATCGGCTCCGGTCTTGTAACGGTATTGGTTAGAGGGGATGTAGGAGCAGTTAAGGCGGCTACAGAAGTTGGTGCAAATGCAGCAGCCAGATTAGGTGAACTGGTAGCAGTTCATGTAATTCCCAGACCTCATACAGATGTTGAGAAAATACTACCTAAAATCTGA
- a CDS encoding BMC domain-containing protein — MAMAVGMIEVYGLVAAFVAGDAGCKAANVVLETFDRNKPANADNLPVPLIVMVKFRGNVEDVRAAVEAAEVAANAVSGVITKHVIANPEDGTQKMLSLNGLDKS; from the coding sequence ATGGCGATGGCCGTAGGCATGATAGAGGTGTACGGATTGGTTGCTGCCTTTGTAGCAGGCGATGCCGGCTGTAAAGCTGCGAATGTAGTTCTGGAGACCTTTGACCGTAATAAGCCGGCTAATGCAGATAATCTCCCGGTTCCCTTAATTGTTATGGTGAAATTCCGTGGTAATGTAGAGGACGTCAGAGCAGCGGTGGAAGCTGCAGAAGTTGCCGCTAATGCAGTGTCCGGTGTAATTACAAAACATGTAATTGCAAACCCGGAAGACGGAACCCAGAAAATGCTCTCATTAAATGGCTTGGATAAAAGCTGA
- a CDS encoding zinc-dependent alcohol dehydrogenase, protein MENLNIEDIVRQVLAEMTSDKKADSNAGVPAKAGFIPKTAKVAVLTKLENIELKEYPIPELGDDDILVKVEGCGICGTDAHEYKRDPFALIPVVLGHEGTGEIVKIGKNVKKDSAGKSLQVGDKVVTCMIFKDNPDITMFDLNKQNVGGADVYGLLPDDEVHLNGWFSDYIIIRGGSTVFNVSDLDLESRILIEPCAVLIHAVERAKTTGILRFNSRVVVQGCGPIGLICIAVLRTMGIENIVAVDGEDKRLAFAKEMGAERYVNFKNYKGTEELAEGVKEAFGGYLADFAFQCTGSPAGHSNIYKFIRNGGGLCELGFFINGGDATINPHFDICAKEITTVGSWVYTLRDYATTFDFIKRAKGIGIPLNKLITHKYPLNQINEGFITNLKMEGLKIAVINEA, encoded by the coding sequence ATGGAGAATTTGAACATTGAAGACATTGTAAGACAGGTACTGGCAGAGATGACCAGCGATAAGAAAGCAGACAGTAATGCAGGAGTTCCTGCTAAGGCTGGATTCATTCCAAAGACTGCTAAAGTTGCTGTACTTACAAAACTGGAAAATATTGAACTGAAAGAATATCCGATTCCTGAGCTGGGAGACGATGACATCCTGGTAAAGGTCGAGGGCTGCGGCATCTGCGGAACGGACGCTCATGAATACAAGAGAGATCCCTTTGCCTTAATTCCCGTTGTACTGGGACATGAAGGCACTGGTGAAATTGTTAAGATCGGAAAAAATGTTAAGAAAGACAGTGCGGGCAAGTCACTGCAAGTCGGTGATAAGGTTGTAACCTGTATGATTTTTAAAGATAATCCGGACATTACTATGTTTGATTTGAATAAACAGAATGTAGGCGGAGCAGATGTTTATGGTCTTCTGCCTGATGACGAGGTTCATTTAAATGGATGGTTCTCTGATTACATCATTATCAGAGGCGGCTCAACGGTATTTAACGTAAGTGATTTGGATCTGGAATCCAGAATTCTTATAGAGCCTTGTGCCGTATTGATTCATGCAGTTGAAAGAGCCAAGACCACAGGTATCTTAAGGTTCAACAGCCGTGTTGTGGTTCAGGGATGCGGACCAATCGGTTTAATCTGTATTGCTGTTCTTCGTACAATGGGTATCGAGAATATCGTTGCAGTAGACGGAGAGGATAAGCGACTGGCCTTTGCAAAAGAAATGGGTGCAGAAAGATATGTAAACTTCAAGAATTACAAAGGCACAGAAGAACTGGCTGAGGGAGTGAAAGAAGCTTTTGGTGGTTATCTGGCAGACTTCGCCTTCCAATGCACCGGTTCCCCGGCAGGACATTCTAATATTTACAAGTTTATCCGTAATGGTGGTGGACTTTGTGAGCTTGGGTTCTTTATCAACGGCGGTGATGCTACGATAAATCCTCACTTTGATATCTGTGCGAAAGAAATCACTACTGTTGGATCCTGGGTGTATACCTTGAGAGATTATGCTACAACTTTTGATTTTATTAAGAGAGCCAAAGGAATCGGTATTCCTCTTAACAAGCTGATTACCCATAAATATCCACTGAACCAGATTAATGAAGGTTTTATTACTAATCTGAAAATGGAAGGACTAAAAATAGCCGTAATCAATGAGGCATAA
- a CDS encoding aldehyde dehydrogenase family protein, whose product MEAGNKEEQKLSGIFTDMNDAIGASMKAQKVMQQLSMDSREKIISNIRKKTLENAELFARMGVEETGMGNVGHKILKHQLLAEKTPGTEDISTVAWSGDRGLTLVEMGPFGVIGAITPCTNPSETILCNSIGMIAGGNTVVFNPHPAAIGVSNLAVHMVNEASREAGGPDNIAVSVIKPTLASGDIMMKHQNIPLIVATGGPGVVTTVLSSGKRGIGAGAGNPPVLVDETADIKKAAMDIVNGCTFDNNLPCIAEKEVVAVGKIMDELLHYLIENGCYVISKAEQEKLTAVVLKDNRLNRKCVGKDARTILSMIGIETSENIRCIIFEGEKEHPLIAEELMMPILGIVRAKDIDDAIEKAVWLEHGNRHSAHMHSKNVDNLTRFGKAVDTAIFVKNAPSYAALGFGGEGFCTFTIASRTGEGLTSARTFTKQRRCVMADSLCIR is encoded by the coding sequence ATGGAAGCCGGTAACAAGGAAGAGCAGAAGCTGTCGGGTATATTTACAGATATGAACGATGCGATCGGAGCATCAATGAAAGCTCAGAAGGTTATGCAGCAGCTCTCCATGGATTCCAGAGAGAAAATCATTTCTAATATCCGCAAAAAAACCCTGGAGAATGCTGAGCTCTTTGCCCGCATGGGTGTGGAAGAGACCGGAATGGGTAATGTAGGACATAAGATATTAAAACATCAATTGTTAGCAGAGAAGACACCGGGTACAGAGGACATTTCAACAGTAGCATGGTCGGGAGACAGAGGACTTACTCTTGTAGAGATGGGACCTTTTGGTGTAATCGGAGCCATAACCCCCTGTACCAATCCCAGTGAGACCATTCTTTGCAACAGTATCGGCATGATAGCGGGAGGAAATACTGTGGTATTCAATCCCCACCCGGCGGCAATCGGCGTATCAAACCTGGCAGTACATATGGTAAATGAAGCCTCCAGGGAAGCCGGCGGACCGGATAACATTGCGGTATCTGTCATAAAACCTACGTTAGCTTCCGGAGATATCATGATGAAGCATCAGAATATCCCGCTTATAGTAGCTACCGGCGGACCGGGTGTTGTTACGACAGTTCTTTCCTCCGGAAAAAGAGGAATTGGAGCAGGAGCAGGTAATCCGCCTGTTCTGGTAGATGAAACAGCTGATATCAAAAAAGCCGCAATGGATATTGTTAACGGGTGTACTTTTGATAACAATCTTCCCTGTATTGCTGAGAAAGAGGTTGTTGCAGTCGGTAAGATCATGGATGAATTATTGCATTATCTCATTGAAAACGGCTGCTATGTAATCTCCAAAGCAGAACAGGAAAAATTAACTGCCGTGGTACTTAAGGATAACCGACTGAATCGTAAATGTGTAGGTAAGGATGCCAGAACAATATTGTCCATGATTGGTATTGAAACATCTGAGAATATCCGTTGTATCATTTTTGAAGGTGAGAAAGAACATCCATTGATTGCAGAAGAGCTGATGATGCCTATACTGGGAATTGTAAGAGCAAAAGATATTGATGATGCTATAGAAAAAGCTGTGTGGCTGGAGCATGGCAATCGTCATTCTGCACATATGCATTCTAAGAATGTAGACAATCTGACAAGGTTTGGAAAAGCAGTAGATACGGCTATTTTTGTAAAAAATGCACCTTCATATGCAGCTCTTGGTTTCGGCGGAGAAGGCTTTTGTACCTTTACCATAGCCAGCAGAACAGGGGAAGGACTTACCTCAGCCCGTACCTTTACCAAACAAAGACGTTGTGTTATGGCAGACAGCCTTTGTATCCGTTAA
- a CDS encoding GlcG/HbpS family heme-binding protein, with the protein MKEKEINKNRNIETNSQEKKQPGRTYKELNFLKERISNVMEYCGNEAVSTFLAGALQEVVNARAHMVETAIADAVRTAINETGLSIKSRKEKQISQTILQTVLRDAEDMHKTLERISLSQARFLMEEIEREAERIGVAAVIAVADKGARTIAVHAMNDSYIASFDIALNKAYTSAALKMSTMQLKTLSQPGGELYGIQHTNGGKIVIFGGGEPLFLKENLLGGLGVSGGTESQDAALAAYGKEKFKEAFS; encoded by the coding sequence ATGAAAGAGAAAGAGATTAACAAAAACCGCAATATAGAAACCAACAGCCAGGAAAAAAAACAACCTGGACGAACTTATAAAGAGCTTAACTTTCTAAAGGAAAGAATCAGCAATGTCATGGAGTACTGCGGAAACGAAGCAGTAAGCACTTTCCTTGCAGGTGCTTTGCAGGAGGTTGTTAATGCCAGAGCTCATATGGTTGAAACAGCCATTGCGGACGCCGTAAGAACAGCCATTAATGAAACCGGCCTTTCCATAAAATCCAGAAAGGAAAAGCAGATTTCGCAGACGATATTACAGACAGTTCTTAGGGATGCAGAAGATATGCATAAGACTCTGGAGAGGATTTCCTTATCCCAAGCCAGGTTTCTCATGGAAGAAATAGAAAGAGAAGCCGAAAGAATCGGAGTCGCAGCAGTTATCGCAGTGGCGGATAAGGGTGCCAGAACAATTGCGGTTCATGCCATGAATGATTCCTATATTGCAAGTTTTGATATTGCCTTAAACAAAGCCTACACCAGTGCAGCACTTAAAATGTCTACGATGCAGTTAAAGACATTAAGTCAGCCGGGCGGTGAGCTTTATGGAATACAGCATACAAATGGAGGCAAAATAGTTATTTTCGGAGGAGGAGAACCCCTATTTCTTAAGGAGAACCTTCTTGGCGGCCTGGGTGTCAGCGGAGGGACAGAAAGTCAGGACGCGGCTCTTGCAGCTTACGGAAAAGAAAAATTTAAGGAGGCTTTTTCGTGA
- a CDS encoding class II aldolase/adducin family protein has translation MMSEYEIKKEICEIGKRIYNRGMVAANDGNISVKISDNEFLCTPTGVSKGFMTPEYICKVDKEGKVIQANGNFKPSSEIKMHMRVYKERPDVTSVVHAHPMYATGFAIAGIPLTQPIMPEAVITLGCVPIAEYGTPSTEEIPDAVSKYLPYYDAVLLENHGALTFGDSLLNAYHKMESVEFYAKLLYISKQLGGPKELSESQVQRLYEIRRQFGMTGKHPANLCQNNKDGKANCHGNCGNHGTAEVDTSQLVADITKKVMEQLGLK, from the coding sequence ATGATGTCAGAGTACGAAATCAAAAAGGAAATTTGCGAAATAGGTAAAAGAATCTATAACAGAGGAATGGTTGCAGCCAATGACGGCAACATATCTGTTAAGATAAGTGACAACGAATTCTTATGTACACCTACCGGTGTAAGTAAGGGCTTTATGACACCGGAATACATATGTAAGGTTGATAAAGAAGGAAAAGTAATTCAGGCAAATGGGAATTTCAAACCTTCTTCTGAAATCAAGATGCACATGCGTGTATATAAAGAAAGACCTGATGTTACCTCTGTTGTTCATGCACATCCTATGTATGCTACAGGTTTTGCAATAGCGGGAATTCCTTTAACTCAGCCTATTATGCCTGAAGCTGTTATAACCTTAGGTTGCGTACCCATCGCAGAGTATGGTACTCCCTCAACAGAAGAAATTCCTGATGCAGTATCTAAATACCTCCCTTATTATGATGCGGTATTGTTAGAGAATCATGGGGCTTTAACTTTTGGAGATTCCTTATTGAACGCTTACCACAAGATGGAATCCGTTGAGTTCTATGCAAAACTTCTCTATATCTCCAAGCAGCTTGGAGGACCCAAAGAGCTGTCCGAATCTCAGGTACAGAGATTATACGAGATCCGCAGACAGTTCGGTATGACCGGTAAACATCCTGCAAACCTTTGCCAGAATAACAAGGACGGCAAAGCAAACTGCCATGGTAACTGCGGAAACCACGGAACTGCAGAAGTAGATACCAGTCAGCTTGTAGCGGATATTACAAAAAAAGTCATGGAACAGTTAGGACTGAAATAA
- a CDS encoding glutathionylspermidine synthase family protein, with translation MEQPLKFGMIPEEKYPDYRYEVIFRAYKWDPQVEDHNTVAKQVLLMNKETARQLELWAEDLARETVMIEEALVKKLALAKKLGLPKDILKALDQLDEYDSSRNVRLMRFDFHPIDNGWAVSEVNSDVPGGMAEASVLPQIAAKYFDGYEPRKNIADSMVNAFHEKIKEQGTIAFVHATSYSDDRQVMEFLSNYFSKNKFKTFSAAPDHIKWKDKKAVSILEGYEGELDGIIRFFPLEWLTNLPKKSDWRGYYDTLTPSCNHPIAIFAQSKRLPLVWDKLGISIPTWKKLLPETLEPKAVNSTDFEYIFKPALGRVGEGISMKEAISDKEYNRILKAARKYPGSWLAQRKFISSPISAENRENYHLCVGVFTVDGRSAGFYGRISPYTRIDARAKDIPILVEK, from the coding sequence ATGGAACAGCCGTTAAAGTTTGGTATGATACCGGAAGAAAAATATCCGGACTATCGCTATGAAGTTATTTTTCGCGCATATAAATGGGACCCTCAGGTAGAGGATCACAATACGGTTGCGAAACAGGTCCTGCTTATGAATAAAGAAACTGCCAGGCAATTAGAATTATGGGCAGAAGATTTGGCAAGAGAAACTGTTATGATAGAAGAAGCTTTGGTTAAAAAGCTTGCTTTGGCAAAAAAACTTGGGCTTCCAAAGGATATTTTAAAGGCACTTGATCAGTTGGATGAATATGACAGCAGCCGAAATGTTAGGCTGATGCGCTTTGATTTTCATCCGATAGATAATGGATGGGCAGTCTCAGAAGTTAACAGTGATGTTCCAGGAGGAATGGCAGAAGCCTCGGTATTGCCACAAATAGCAGCAAAATATTTTGATGGCTATGAACCTCGTAAGAATATAGCAGACAGTATGGTCAATGCCTTTCATGAGAAAATAAAAGAACAGGGAACCATCGCTTTTGTTCATGCCACATCCTATTCGGATGACAGACAGGTCATGGAATTTTTAAGTAATTATTTTAGCAAAAACAAGTTTAAAACTTTTTCTGCAGCACCTGACCATATAAAGTGGAAAGATAAAAAAGCAGTTAGCATTTTAGAAGGTTATGAAGGGGAACTGGACGGTATCATACGATTCTTTCCTCTGGAATGGTTGACGAACCTACCCAAAAAATCTGACTGGAGAGGCTATTATGATACATTAACACCTTCCTGTAATCATCCTATAGCAATATTTGCTCAATCAAAGCGATTGCCTTTGGTGTGGGATAAATTAGGAATATCAATCCCTACATGGAAGAAATTACTGCCAGAGACTTTGGAACCAAAAGCAGTTAATTCAACTGATTTTGAATACATATTTAAGCCAGCTTTAGGTAGAGTTGGTGAAGGCATATCCATGAAAGAAGCGATTTCTGACAAAGAATATAATAGGATTCTTAAAGCAGCCAGAAAGTATCCCGGTTCCTGGCTGGCTCAACGAAAATTTATAAGTAGTCCGATTTCAGCTGAAAATAGGGAGAATTATCATTTATGTGTTGGAGTGTTTACGGTAGATGGTAGAAGTGCTGGATTTTATGGTAGAATTAGTCCCTATACAAGAATTGATGCCAGAGCAAAGGATATACCTATATTAGTTGAAAAGTAA
- a CDS encoding L-rhamnose isomerase: MTTKQRYESAREIYKRLGVDTEEAIKKVLGTSISMHCWQGDDVNGFEGATQLSGGIQATGNYPGKARTPEELMADIDKTLSLIPGKHRINLHANYAIFEPGEEVDRDKLEPKHFAKWVEFAKKRGLGLDFNPTYFAHPKADGLTLSSEKEDIRKFWIDHGIACIKIAEYFATELNTHCLLNIWIPDGFKDIPADRLSPRARLKDSLDQIIATPYDKSKVYVAVESKVFGIGLEACTVGSHEFYMNYAAKNDILCLLDNGHYHPTEVVSDKIPSMLLFSDKLALHVTRPIRWDSDHVVLFDDETKEIAKEIVRCNALDRVLIGLDFFDASINRVSAWVVGMRNMLKSLLYATLLPNEKLASLQNENKFTELMMLQEELKFYPFGDVWNYFCETSGVPEREDWFAEVTAYEAEVLSKRN, encoded by the coding sequence ATGACTACAAAACAGAGATATGAATCTGCAAGAGAAATATATAAAAGATTAGGAGTTGATACAGAGGAAGCAATAAAGAAAGTGCTTGGAACTTCGATTTCCATGCACTGCTGGCAGGGAGATGATGTGAATGGCTTTGAAGGGGCTACTCAGTTATCTGGAGGTATTCAGGCAACAGGTAATTATCCTGGTAAAGCAAGGACACCAGAAGAATTAATGGCTGATATTGACAAGACCTTAAGTCTGATTCCCGGAAAACACCGTATTAATTTGCATGCAAACTATGCTATCTTTGAACCCGGTGAAGAGGTCGACAGAGATAAACTTGAGCCGAAGCACTTTGCTAAATGGGTGGAATTTGCAAAGAAAAGAGGCCTTGGACTTGACTTCAATCCCACTTATTTTGCACATCCTAAGGCAGATGGACTTACCTTATCCAGTGAGAAGGAGGATATCAGAAAGTTTTGGATCGATCATGGGATTGCGTGCATTAAGATAGCTGAATATTTTGCAACAGAGCTTAACACACACTGTTTGTTAAATATCTGGATTCCAGACGGCTTTAAGGACATTCCTGCTGACAGATTAAGCCCCAGAGCACGACTGAAGGATTCCCTGGATCAGATAATTGCAACACCTTACGATAAATCCAAAGTTTATGTAGCCGTTGAATCCAAAGTATTCGGTATCGGACTTGAGGCCTGCACAGTTGGTTCTCATGAGTTTTACATGAACTATGCAGCAAAGAATGATATTCTCTGCCTGTTGGACAATGGTCATTACCATCCTACAGAGGTTGTATCAGACAAAATACCTTCCATGCTGTTATTCTCTGATAAGTTAGCTCTTCATGTAACCAGACCAATCAGATGGGACAGCGATCATGTGGTACTTTTTGATGATGAAACCAAGGAAATTGCAAAAGAAATTGTACGCTGTAATGCACTTGACAGAGTATTGATCGGATTGGATTTCTTTGATGCCAGCATCAACCGTGTTTCTGCCTGGGTAGTTGGTATGAGGAATATGCTGAAATCACTGCTTTATGCTACCTTGCTGCCTAATGAAAAGCTGGCATCCCTTCAGAATGAAAATAAGTTTACAGAGCTTATGATGTTACAGGAAGAATTAAAATTCTATCCCTTTGGCGATGTCTGGAACTATTTCTGCGAGACCAGCGGAGTACCTGAAAGAGAAGACTGGTTTGCGGAAGTTACAGCATATGAAGCTGAGGTTTTATCTAAGAGGAATTAA
- the rhaB gene encoding rhamnulokinase yields MQNYYLAVDIGASGGRHILGSLDNGKLQLEEIYRFENGLIEKEGYLCWDLDQLFQEILNGLKKCKAADKIPVSMGVDTWGVDFVLLDTEDKVLGPTVGYRDKRTAGMDDEVYKIIKEEQLYHRTGIQKQIFNTIYQLTAVKTKSPEILQKAEALLMIPDYFHFLLTGKKAQEYTNATTGQLVNPVTKDWDYALLDKLGIKKEIFQKISLPKTSLGNLRREIKEEIGFDCEIVLPATHDTGSAVLAVPASDDDYLYISSGTWSLIGIERMEADCREESRLANFTNEGGYDYRFRYLKNIMGLWMIQSVRHELEDKYSFAELCAMAEESSSFPSIVDVNAPVFLAPDNMTQAIKDYLKASGQKVPETIGELAACIYNSLAASYSNAVKEIEALTGRSFRRIHIVGGGSNADYLNQLTADHTGKDVCTGPSEATALGNILAQMLKTDVFEDIIEARKCVYDSFGVRVFNSSF; encoded by the coding sequence ATGCAAAACTATTATTTGGCGGTTGATATCGGTGCTTCCGGAGGCAGGCATATTCTGGGTTCATTGGACAATGGAAAGCTTCAATTGGAGGAAATCTACCGATTTGAAAATGGACTTATCGAAAAAGAAGGTTATCTATGCTGGGATCTGGACCAGTTATTCCAGGAAATCCTTAACGGTCTTAAAAAGTGCAAAGCAGCAGATAAAATACCGGTAAGTATGGGTGTTGACACCTGGGGAGTGGATTTTGTCCTTTTGGATACCGAAGACAAGGTTCTTGGGCCTACCGTTGGATATCGTGACAAAAGAACAGCGGGCATGGATGATGAGGTCTATAAGATCATTAAGGAAGAGCAGCTGTATCACAGAACCGGTATTCAGAAACAGATTTTTAACACGATCTATCAGTTGACGGCAGTTAAGACCAAAAGTCCTGAAATACTTCAAAAGGCAGAAGCATTGTTAATGATTCCGGATTATTTTCATTTTCTGCTGACAGGAAAAAAAGCGCAGGAATATACTAATGCAACGACCGGTCAGTTGGTAAATCCTGTGACAAAGGATTGGGATTATGCCCTGCTTGATAAATTGGGAATTAAGAAAGAGATCTTTCAGAAGATTTCTTTACCGAAAACCTCTCTTGGGAATCTTCGCAGGGAGATAAAGGAAGAGATTGGCTTTGACTGTGAGATTGTACTGCCTGCTACTCATGATACGGGTTCTGCGGTATTGGCAGTACCAGCTTCCGATGATGATTATCTCTATATCAGTTCCGGTACCTGGTCTTTAATAGGTATTGAGAGAATGGAAGCTGACTGCAGAGAAGAAAGCAGACTTGCGAACTTTACCAACGAAGGCGGTTATGATTACAGATTCCGTTATCTCAAAAATATTATGGGATTATGGATGATTCAGTCTGTAAGACATGAACTGGAGGATAAATACTCTTTTGCCGAGCTGTGTGCAATGGCTGAAGAAAGCAGTTCTTTCCCATCAATTGTTGATGTAAATGCTCCGGTATTCCTGGCTCCGGATAACATGACCCAGGCTATCAAGGATTATTTAAAAGCATCCGGGCAGAAAGTGCCGGAAACAATTGGAGAACTGGCTGCCTGCATTTATAACAGCCTGGCTGCAAGCTATAGCAATGCAGTTAAGGAAATTGAAGCGCTCACAGGAAGAAGCTTTCGACGCATACATATTGTAGGTGGCGGTTCCAATGCTGATTATCTGAATCAGCTGACAGCTGATCATACAGGCAAAGACGTATGTACAGGACCTTCTGAAGCAACGGCACTGGGGAATATTTTAGCACAGATGTTAAAAACTGATGTATTTGAAGACATTATTGAAGCAAGAAAATGTGTTTATGATTCCTTTGGTGTTCGAGTTTTTAATTCAAGCTTTTAA
- a CDS encoding MarR family winged helix-turn-helix transcriptional regulator: MNQYKEELNTFLVEIFHDILRLEETALAKDDFKNLSVHEMHVIEAVYDGNKEGLYSMSEIAARLMVTASTLTTSVKTLEQKGYLKREKQLSDKRYVKVCPTDLGLKAYCCHKEFHQRLVNGVAEKLKEEELVTLTTALSTLHQFFQSPKEDQ, encoded by the coding sequence ATGAACCAATACAAAGAAGAACTAAATACCTTTCTGGTAGAAATTTTCCATGATATACTTCGACTGGAAGAAACTGCTCTTGCAAAAGACGACTTTAAGAACCTGTCCGTACATGAGATGCATGTCATAGAGGCGGTATATGACGGTAACAAAGAAGGTCTTTACTCCATGAGCGAGATAGCTGCAAGGCTGATGGTAACAGCCAGTACTCTCACTACTTCTGTTAAAACCTTAGAACAGAAAGGCTATTTAAAACGCGAGAAGCAGCTCAGCGATAAAAGATATGTAAAGGTCTGCCCAACAGATCTAGGCCTGAAAGCCTACTGCTGCCATAAGGAATTTCACCAACGCCTTGTAAACGGGGTTGCTGAAAAATTAAAGGAGGAAGAGCTCGTAACACTTACTACCGCCCTCTCCACCCTCCATCAATTCTTTCAAAGTCCAAAGGAGGACCAATGA
- a CDS encoding DegV family protein, with protein sequence MSIKILTDSTSDMNRELAKELDVTLVPLRVIFENEDYLDGVDITVDQFYERLVKANVLPTTSQPTPEQFLPYYEAARDNGDTLIVITVASKLSGTYQSAQIAKDIVDYTDIHIIDSETVTLGLQLLVREALALRNSGLSGEDIVRELENSKQNIRLLALVESLEYLKKGGRLSSVSAFAGGLLNIKPIIEVKDGAVGVAGKARGLTGAYKKLAELVALNGIDLNREICLGYSAGKDTMNGFLEHSQHDLGIQSFLESPIGSVVGTHAGPGACGIAFFCKS encoded by the coding sequence ATGAGTATAAAAATATTAACTGATTCAACTTCCGATATGAACAGAGAACTTGCAAAAGAACTGGATGTAACACTTGTACCGCTTCGGGTTATTTTTGAAAATGAGGATTATCTGGATGGGGTTGATATAACCGTCGATCAATTTTACGAAAGATTAGTGAAAGCCAACGTACTTCCAACGACCAGCCAGCCTACACCCGAACAGTTCCTGCCCTATTACGAGGCTGCAAGGGATAATGGTGACACCTTGATTGTAATTACCGTCGCCTCAAAATTAAGCGGTACTTATCAAAGTGCTCAGATAGCGAAAGATATCGTTGATTACACTGATATTCATATTATTGACAGCGAAACTGTCACTCTTGGACTTCAGCTATTAGTACGCGAAGCGTTAGCTCTTCGAAACAGCGGATTATCCGGTGAAGATATTGTCAGAGAACTGGAGAACAGTAAGCAGAACATACGTCTATTGGCTTTAGTCGAAAGCCTTGAATATCTGAAAAAAGGCGGTCGCTTATCCAGTGTAAGTGCCTTTGCAGGCGGACTACTAAATATCAAACCCATTATTGAAGTAAAAGATGGCGCAGTAGGTGTTGCAGGTAAGGCAAGGGGTCTGACCGGTGCCTATAAGAAGCTTGCAGAACTCGTAGCTTTAAATGGGATAGATTTAAATCGTGAAATCTGTCTAGGATATTCTGCTGGTAAGGATACAATGAACGGTTTTCTGGAGCATTCTCAACATGACCTTGGTATTCAGAGTTTCCTTGAAAGCCCTATTGGTTCTGTTGTAGGTACTCATGCAGGTCCCGGCGCCTGCGGTATTGCTTTCTTTTGCAAAAGTTAA